The following DNA comes from Oncorhynchus mykiss isolate Arlee chromosome 16, USDA_OmykA_1.1, whole genome shotgun sequence.
gactaccATTTGTCGCATGCAGCgcatagttgatcaggctgttgattgtggcctgtggaatgttgccccactcttcttcaatggcagtatcacaccagatactaaagttgttgctggatattggcgagaactggaacacgctgccgtacacatcgatccagagcctcccaaacatgctcaatgggtgacatttctggtgagtatgcaggccatggaagaactgggacatgttttatttcagatcatgaaacaatggaccaacactttacatgttgcgtttatttttttgttcagtgtatatttggcgATAGGCTAAAATGTGTCATTTGGGTAAATTGATGTTAAAattacaaatcaaaacattttatGTCCTGTTCATTATTCACAAACGACTGAAATCATAATTCGGAAATAGGTAAAAataacattttagcaaatgttacATTTTCTTTCACGACagaaccattccacaaatttgaAAAATATTAAATTTAGCAAATGTCTGTTTTCTCATGAATGTAACTGGTGAAGGGTGTCATAATGAGCAGTATTTGCCATGTAGGAAGTTGAGAGGTTGGAGTCCCTGACCTCAGATGTCCACGTGGGTCCACTTCTCAGAAGCACAGAGCTGTTGACTGCTTCTTACAATTCACTCTTCGTTGTGGCTGACAGAAGTCCAAATTAGTAGCTAAGTGTAGTAAACTCTCACTTCTTCCTCCTCACTTTGGGTTTCTTGACTGGCCTCAAGTATGGGTTGTCAATCATGTTTTCTTCACTGACCTTCACCGAGGGAACCACGCCCCCAGCAAGAAGCACGGAATTCTCCTTATCAGCTCCAGGATCATCCTAAATTTGATTAAAGGCATAGATGAGGAAAACAAACTtaatttcaaatgttttttttgtagcAATCAACACACCAGGTACATTTTAATATAGATTTGCTCTTAACAATGAATGCCTTTGTAAACACCCTCATTAGGAGGGCCTTGATTATTCTATTGAAGTTCATTCTGTATAGGCCAAACCACATTGCACTGCAGATCATAAAGACTCAAGGTTGAATATTTCCTTTGGCCCATGTCCCTGACTCACATTGAGGTTGTTGACTGGCGTGTTCTCGCTGTCGGTCTGATCGTCCTGTTCAGAGGAGTCAGTCTCCTCCAGAGTCTGCAGCTCCAGTTCTGAGGGCAGCAGGGCACTGAGGTACGGGATGGAGCTGGGCCGCTCTGCGATCACTGGCAACCACAAAGGCATCAGTATTATTACCCATGTAAACACAGGTACCCAACACTCTCTCTAGTAGGAAATAAGATCAACGGGAACAGAACTTCTGTTCCATATTAGAAGCATTTTTGTGCAGATTATTCAATTGAACAGCATGAATGAGAATCATGCTTGACAACAACAACGAGCACTCGCTCACATGGGAAGGCAGTGACATCATCCTTGAAGAGGctctgtgtttctcctgtcttggCCATGAAGCGTGTGAGTGCTCGCTCTACATCTCTTCTCTGAGAAGCTGCCTTCTCTCGCACCACCTGATAATCTGACACAGGCTCCCGAAACGTCTGATAGAAAGACAACCGAGGAAACTCACCAATTTGTTCATCTTAAAAATCTTTTCACTAGACCACTCGGAAAAGTGTCAGTATATAAATACTAAGTCAAGTATGTTTCTGGCTTGGAAAACGGTAAGAAGTGTGGTTGACTCACTGGAGTTTTGATGTAAGTGTGAGGATCGGGGAACTCCGGGAAGTGGCTGGGGATGTGGGAGGGATGAGTGCGTTTCTGTCCAGCAATCAAGGCCTTTGGGATCACAGGAGCATTCGTCACTGGAGCTGAAAAATACACACAGATTGCCAGTTAAGCATCTTTCTACTTTCATTCTAAGACCAGTTACTAGCTTTCTCTATAGTGTTCTTGTGTTTTGTCCTCAGTTGTAgtctaaatcaaattttattggtcacatacacatatttagcagatgttattgcgggtgtagcgaaatgcttgtgttcctagctccaaaagtgcagtagtatctaacaattcacaacaatacacatctaaaataatggaattaagaaatataaatattaggagAAGCAATGTtgggagtggcattgactaaaatacagtagaatagaatacagtatatacatatgagatgagtaaagcactatgtaaacattattacagTGACTAGTGTGCCATTATTAATGTggtcagtgattccatgtctatgtatatagggcagcagcctcttcGGTGCAGGGTAAATACCAGCCTCTTGAGGGTCTACTAACAGTAAAGACTCACGAGCAGTTATAACCATCCTCTGTGATCTCTTGGCATACCCTGGCAGAGTGTCCACATTGAAACCTGTGGTGGTACATGAAACAAATAAGTTAATGAAGACAAATTAAATAGAGATTTCATATTCaagctagggctgggcgatatggcccaAATATTATATCATggtatttaaaacttttttttttacagtatgaCGGTATTTTTAGTTTATGAATAATACaagttctacatttgctttatgagtagtgagtgatcctagggtggcaACGCATACATTAAGTGATTTCAATGAGTCTTTCTCcattgattgttttatactgttcaattcaaccaaAACAAATTTCAGCACTTATCATTTCTGTATTTCCTGCACTcaattgcagtggtggaaaaagtagccTATTGTCATACACGAGTTAAAGTAAAGAT
Coding sequences within:
- the LOC110492048 gene encoding transcription initiation factor TFIID subunit 8, giving the protein MADPAVMAGGFSAIVGRSGCGKATSSPAENYQLARRRTLQVVVSSLLTECGFESAEKATVESLTEMIQSYISEVGRCAKAYCEHTARITPTLSDAVVTLNEMGFNVDTLPGYAKRSQRMVITAPPVTNAPVIPKALIAGQKRTHPSHIPSHFPEFPDPHTYIKTPTFREPVSDYQVVREKAASQRRDVERALTRFMAKTGETQSLFKDDVTAFPLIAERPSSIPYLSALLPSELELQTLEETDSSEQDDQTDSENTPVNNLNDDPGADKENSVLLAGGVVPSVKVSEENMIDNPYLRPVKKPKVRRKK